A portion of the Burkholderia sp. GAS332 genome contains these proteins:
- a CDS encoding Outer membrane protein (porin) has protein sequence MQASTRLLLCSALCAASGTAAAQSSVTLYGIIDTGIEYVSHANAAGNSVFRMPSVTGELPSRWGVRGNEDLGGGYSAVFTLESGFNVRGGDLGQGGRLFGRQAFVGIKSPYGTVSFGRQYTMTYLALMGADLIGPDIYGLGSLDAYVPNARADNSVTYLGTYAGVTLGANYSFGRDAAGTGNSPGQGTCTGSVAGHATECREWSVMLKYDVPLFGVAASYEEQRGGSTAAANFFDGVAPIPLTNAADKDIRTQVSAYANFGKAKIGAGWLNRRVEPSAVTIAAVRSNLFFVGASYFVTPAFIVDGEVYHITNSDHDTRAMMGTLRTTYLLSKRTAVYAQGSYLANSAKARYSVSAGGGGTTPTAGTGQTGVMVGIRHSF, from the coding sequence ATGCAAGCATCCACACGCCTTCTTCTTTGCAGCGCATTGTGCGCCGCCAGCGGCACCGCAGCGGCCCAATCGAGCGTGACGCTCTACGGCATCATCGACACCGGCATCGAATATGTGTCGCACGCGAACGCCGCAGGCAACAGCGTTTTTCGCATGCCGTCCGTCACCGGCGAACTGCCTTCGCGTTGGGGCGTGCGTGGCAATGAAGACCTGGGCGGCGGCTATAGCGCGGTATTCACGCTGGAAAGCGGTTTCAACGTGCGCGGCGGCGATCTCGGCCAGGGCGGACGACTGTTCGGACGTCAGGCGTTTGTGGGCATCAAGAGTCCTTACGGGACGGTGTCGTTCGGACGGCAGTACACCATGACCTACCTCGCGCTGATGGGCGCGGACCTGATCGGCCCGGACATCTATGGGCTGGGCTCACTCGACGCCTACGTGCCCAACGCCCGCGCCGATAACTCGGTGACCTACCTCGGCACGTATGCGGGCGTGACACTCGGCGCGAACTATTCGTTCGGCCGCGACGCAGCCGGAACCGGCAACTCGCCAGGCCAGGGCACCTGTACCGGCTCGGTAGCCGGGCATGCAACGGAATGCCGCGAGTGGTCCGTGATGCTGAAGTACGACGTGCCGCTGTTCGGCGTGGCGGCGTCATATGAAGAGCAGCGTGGCGGCAGTACCGCGGCCGCGAATTTCTTCGACGGCGTTGCGCCCATCCCACTCACCAATGCCGCCGACAAGGACATCCGCACCCAGGTCAGCGCCTACGCGAATTTCGGCAAAGCAAAGATCGGCGCCGGCTGGCTCAATCGCCGTGTCGAACCATCCGCTGTCACGATTGCAGCCGTGCGCTCGAATCTGTTCTTCGTCGGCGCCTCGTACTTCGTGACGCCTGCGTTCATCGTCGACGGCGAGGTCTATCACATCACCAATAGCGACCACGACACGCGCGCCATGATGGGCACGTTGCGTACCACCTATCTGCTGTCGAAGCGCACGGCCGTCTATGCGCAGGGTTCGTATCTCGCCAACAGCGCAAAGGCGCGCTACTCGGTCAGCGCCGGTGGCGGCGGCACGACACCCACGGCAGGCACCGGCCAGACCGGCGTGATGGTCGGCATCCGTCATTCGTTCTAG
- a CDS encoding MFS transporter, AAHS family, 3-hydroxyphenylpropionic acid transporter, with translation MQTSNRCTVRCGFRRAVLKHPIMTAMAVRIPFHRGCLDHQTASALNEHNRFCPKPAHQAATRHLPFFIDTGKPRILIRITNVKRAGILPSAESLAGPATSSRTGAFVTLGLCFAVALLEGLDLQSVGVAAPRMAREFGLSVGQMGLAFSAGTFGLLPGAMFGGRLADRIGRKRVLVISACLFGLLSIATALVSDFHTLVIVRVLTGIGLGGALPNLIALSSEAVEPRSRSTAVSVMYCGIPFGGVIASVIGVLSAGDTEWRHIFYVGGAGPLVLVPLLLVFLADSKAFTKASRDGHAKPAPVGEVLFGGTRGLSTVQIWVSYFCTLIVLYFLLNWLPSLMAASGLSRAQVGYVQIFFNIGGGIGALCIGMLMDRMRSGVVVAGMYVGIIASLAALSMAPGFGALATSAFFAGMFVIGGQSVLYALSAAFYPTAMRGTGVGAAVAVGRIGSVVGPLAAGQLLAMGRSSSTVIGASIPVTLIAAAAALLLLRRPRADD, from the coding sequence ATGCAGACATCGAACCGATGCACTGTGCGCTGCGGCTTTCGCCGGGCCGTTCTCAAGCATCCGATCATGACCGCGATGGCGGTCCGAATCCCGTTTCACCGGGGCTGTCTGGATCACCAGACTGCCTCGGCGCTGAACGAGCACAACCGCTTCTGCCCCAAACCGGCACACCAGGCGGCGACTCGACACCTGCCGTTCTTCATCGACACCGGAAAGCCACGCATTTTAATAAGGATCACTAACGTGAAAAGAGCCGGAATACTACCCTCGGCAGAAAGCCTTGCCGGACCAGCGACATCCAGCCGGACGGGCGCCTTTGTCACACTCGGATTGTGTTTTGCCGTCGCGTTGCTCGAGGGGCTCGATCTGCAGTCGGTCGGCGTCGCCGCGCCCAGGATGGCACGCGAGTTCGGCCTGTCGGTCGGACAAATGGGGCTCGCGTTCAGCGCCGGGACCTTCGGCTTGCTGCCGGGTGCGATGTTCGGCGGACGGCTTGCCGACCGGATCGGCCGCAAACGCGTGCTGGTGATTTCCGCATGCCTGTTCGGCTTGTTGTCGATTGCGACCGCGCTGGTGAGCGACTTTCACACGCTGGTGATCGTGCGAGTGCTGACGGGCATCGGCCTCGGCGGCGCGCTGCCGAATCTGATCGCGTTGTCGTCGGAAGCGGTCGAACCGCGCTCGCGCAGCACAGCGGTGAGCGTGATGTATTGCGGCATTCCGTTCGGCGGCGTGATCGCTTCGGTGATCGGCGTGCTGAGCGCGGGCGACACCGAGTGGCGGCACATCTTCTACGTCGGCGGCGCAGGGCCGTTGGTGCTGGTGCCGCTGTTGCTCGTGTTTCTCGCGGATTCAAAGGCATTCACCAAGGCCTCGCGAGACGGTCATGCGAAGCCCGCGCCGGTCGGCGAGGTCCTGTTCGGCGGCACACGCGGCCTCTCGACTGTACAGATCTGGGTCAGCTATTTCTGCACGCTGATCGTCCTCTACTTCCTGCTCAACTGGCTGCCTTCGTTGATGGCGGCAAGCGGTCTGTCGCGTGCGCAAGTGGGCTACGTGCAGATTTTCTTCAACATCGGCGGCGGCATCGGCGCGTTGTGCATCGGCATGTTGATGGACCGGATGCGCTCGGGCGTCGTGGTGGCGGGCATGTACGTCGGGATCATCGCGTCGCTCGCGGCGCTCTCGATGGCGCCGGGCTTCGGGGCGCTCGCTACCTCAGCTTTCTTCGCGGGGATGTTCGTGATTGGCGGCCAATCAGTGCTGTACGCACTCTCGGCGGCGTTTTATCCGACTGCCATGCGCGGCACCGGCGTCGGCGCAGCAGTGGCGGTGGGACGTATCGGCTCGGTCGTCGGACCGCTGGCAGCCGGTCAATTGCTGGCGATGGGCCGCAGTTCCTCGACGGTCATCGGCGCGAGCATTCCCGTCACGCTGATCGCCGCCGCTGCCGCGTTGCTGCTGCTGCGCCGCCCGCGCGCCGACGACTGA
- a CDS encoding transcriptional regulator, MarR family — translation MQARQDLQPTMSKNPDSPAEPTAARTRRPHLRLAYVIGSLDRILRRRMTDALAPLGLTLAQFTALSVLDAKGQASNAQVAERSFITPQSANEVMNAMASRNWVSREPDPTHGRIVLLQLTDEGRAVLRECEQAVKAIEKQMMEGIELETAGAVQTHLETFVRNLRG, via the coding sequence ATGCAGGCTAGACAGGACCTCCAGCCCACCATGAGCAAAAATCCAGATTCACCCGCCGAACCCACCGCCGCGCGTACCCGTCGCCCCCACCTACGGTTGGCCTATGTGATCGGAAGTCTCGACCGCATCCTGCGACGCCGCATGACCGACGCACTCGCACCACTCGGCCTGACGCTCGCGCAATTCACCGCGCTTTCGGTGCTCGACGCCAAGGGGCAGGCGTCCAATGCGCAAGTGGCCGAGCGCTCCTTCATCACACCGCAATCGGCCAATGAAGTGATGAACGCCATGGCGAGCCGGAACTGGGTTAGCCGCGAGCCGGATCCGACGCATGGGCGCATTGTGCTGCTGCAACTGACCGATGAAGGGCGGGCCGTGCTGCGCGAATGCGAGCAGGCCGTCAAGGCGATCGAGAAGCAGATGATGGAAGGCATCGAACTCGAAACGGCCGGCGCGGTACAAACCCACCTCGAAACTTTCGTGCGCAACCTGCGCGGCTAA